One segment of Neobacillus endophyticus DNA contains the following:
- a CDS encoding Nramp family divalent metal transporter: protein MSHTNSLAVEKAPTAENPTVLAARDAINGKVKGIRALLPFLGPAFIASIAYIDPGNFATNIQSGARFGYKMLWVIVLANLMAMLLQNMSAKLGIATGKSLPEICRERMPKWLTYIMWIVSEFAAMATDLAEFLGATLALNLLAGIPMLFATIITGVVTYLILMLEKYGFRPLEKFIAAFAILVGLCYLVETIISKPDFTMIAYHSVVPWLGNNESIMLAVGVIGATVMPHAIYLHSSLTQNRIVPRNDLEKIKIQKFSTKEIFIAMMLAGFVNLAMMYMAASVFHASGKNDIADLTTAYHTLTPLLGSAAASVFLISLLASGISSSVVGTMAGQVIMQGFVGFTIPLWIRRLVTMLPTVIIVAMGVDPTKTLIISQVILSVVLPFPIIALIYFTQKKDVMGVLTNKPITTVLSSLFALIILGLNIWLVAQTFLG from the coding sequence ATGAGCCACACGAATTCACTGGCAGTTGAAAAGGCTCCAACAGCAGAAAATCCAACTGTTTTAGCCGCAAGAGATGCCATTAATGGGAAAGTAAAAGGAATTCGAGCTTTACTTCCATTCCTCGGACCAGCGTTTATTGCATCAATTGCCTATATAGATCCTGGAAATTTTGCTACCAACATACAGAGCGGCGCGCGTTTCGGCTATAAAATGCTATGGGTTATTGTTTTAGCTAATCTCATGGCCATGCTTTTGCAAAACATGTCCGCCAAGCTCGGAATTGCCACCGGAAAAAGCCTTCCGGAAATTTGCCGGGAACGTATGCCGAAATGGCTTACGTATATCATGTGGATTGTCTCAGAGTTCGCGGCAATGGCGACAGATCTTGCGGAATTTCTCGGTGCGACACTTGCTTTAAACCTGCTCGCAGGGATCCCAATGCTTTTTGCCACAATTATCACTGGGGTGGTTACCTATCTCATTTTAATGTTAGAAAAATACGGCTTCCGCCCATTAGAGAAATTTATTGCTGCTTTTGCGATCCTTGTAGGATTATGCTACCTTGTCGAGACCATTATTTCAAAGCCCGATTTCACTATGATTGCTTACCATAGTGTTGTTCCATGGCTTGGCAATAACGAAAGTATCATGCTGGCTGTTGGGGTTATAGGTGCGACGGTGATGCCGCACGCGATCTACCTTCATTCCAGCTTGACACAAAATCGGATCGTTCCTCGAAATGATTTAGAAAAAATAAAGATTCAAAAATTCAGCACGAAAGAAATTTTTATCGCCATGATGCTGGCAGGTTTTGTCAACCTGGCGATGATGTATATGGCAGCATCAGTGTTTCATGCATCAGGCAAAAACGATATTGCTGATTTAACAACCGCCTATCACACGCTTACACCGTTGCTTGGTTCTGCCGCAGCGAGCGTGTTCTTAATTTCATTACTGGCATCAGGCATTTCCAGTTCTGTTGTAGGAACTATGGCAGGGCAAGTCATCATGCAAGGTTTCGTAGGCTTTACAATCCCGCTTTGGATCCGCAGGCTTGTTACGATGCTGCCGACGGTCATTATTGTGGCAATGGGTGTAGATCCAACAAAAACGCTTATTATAAGCCAGGTAATCCTAAGTGTCGTTCTCCCATTTCCAATCATTGCGCTGATTTATTTCACGCAAAAGAAAGATGTTATGGGCGTACTGACAAATAAACCGATTACTACTGTCCTCTCATCATTGTTTGCCCTCATCATTCTTGGATTGAATATTTGGCTTGTTGCACAAACCTTTTTAGGATAA
- a CDS encoding APC family permease, whose product MNHPGQWIEIVLFIIAIFLIWISFTNFGLVKRFLIGRPMRTAELHSQHTKLLWFIALPILAADLYSSVAYGPEAGITELAHLGVTAKWYIIPITISTIVLLAILILSYIMGILAYPSGGGAYAIAKDNFKARWVSLIASSSLLVDYILTVAVSVSAAIEAVSSAYPVVAPYESSLAIACVFLLLVVNLRGVAESAKVFAWPTIFFMVCMLIIIMTGMLDGVRHGFVQQATPPFGTIPKGISTLLVLKAFSSACSALTGIETISNAVPIFREPRQKNAIKTYVALGTITSITLLGFAYLLYVKGISPSPDNTMLSQLSGLYFGHGIMYQIIIWFTFIVLILAANSTFTGFSQLAAIVAADGYLPRVLTNRGDRLGYSNGIISLAACASILILAFHAHTNALIPLYAIGVFLSFTVAQIGLTKRWLRVKGRNWKVKLTINIVGAIITSIVAVIFAVTKFTGGAWIVLVVLPILIILSITIRRHYNFVAQDLHIDLDEVVPEAKEVTTIVLVSGVHRVVNNTLSFAKSLGVNPIAVYVGFDDESIHKMERKWEEWGYPCRLVVLRSKYRSVLEPLSRFINLVEEKRGKEGHIHLVIPQFIPKKGWHLLLHNQTALQLRIWFLRHKDVVITTVPYHLKK is encoded by the coding sequence ATGAATCATCCTGGACAATGGATTGAAATTGTATTATTTATCATTGCCATTTTTCTTATTTGGATTTCATTTACAAACTTTGGTCTTGTCAAACGATTTTTAATTGGCCGCCCAATGCGAACGGCGGAGTTGCATTCTCAGCATACCAAACTGCTTTGGTTTATTGCCTTGCCCATTTTGGCTGCGGATTTATATTCTTCTGTCGCCTATGGACCGGAGGCAGGAATCACGGAGCTTGCTCATTTGGGGGTTACAGCCAAATGGTATATCATCCCGATTACCATTTCGACGATTGTCCTGCTGGCTATTTTAATTCTTTCATATATTATGGGAATACTAGCATATCCAAGCGGAGGCGGAGCCTATGCGATTGCTAAAGATAATTTTAAGGCAAGATGGGTTTCATTGATTGCTTCCAGTTCATTGCTGGTCGACTATATTTTAACTGTAGCTGTTTCCGTTTCAGCAGCCATTGAGGCAGTTTCATCAGCTTATCCTGTGGTGGCACCTTATGAAAGTAGTTTAGCCATAGCATGTGTTTTCCTGCTGCTAGTTGTAAACTTGAGGGGAGTAGCTGAATCAGCCAAAGTCTTTGCTTGGCCGACTATTTTCTTTATGGTTTGTATGCTGATCATCATTATGACGGGTATGCTTGATGGGGTTAGGCATGGTTTTGTTCAACAAGCAACACCGCCATTTGGAACGATCCCTAAAGGCATCAGCACATTACTTGTTTTAAAAGCATTCAGTTCGGCATGTTCCGCTCTAACTGGGATCGAAACGATTTCTAATGCTGTGCCTATTTTTCGGGAGCCCCGGCAGAAGAATGCAATTAAGACATACGTTGCGTTAGGAACCATCACATCGATTACACTATTAGGGTTTGCCTATCTCTTATATGTAAAAGGGATTTCACCTTCTCCGGATAATACGATGTTGTCCCAGTTGTCTGGATTATATTTTGGCCATGGCATAATGTATCAAATTATTATTTGGTTTACTTTCATTGTGTTAATTTTAGCAGCGAATTCAACCTTTACTGGCTTTTCGCAGCTTGCTGCCATAGTGGCTGCAGATGGGTACCTTCCAAGGGTATTAACGAATCGTGGTGACCGTTTAGGTTATTCAAATGGGATTATTTCATTGGCAGCCTGTGCAAGCATATTAATTTTAGCTTTTCATGCGCATACAAATGCGTTAATCCCACTTTATGCGATTGGTGTTTTCCTATCTTTTACTGTTGCCCAAATTGGTCTTACAAAACGATGGCTTCGAGTAAAAGGACGTAATTGGAAGGTTAAATTAACAATCAATATAGTTGGGGCCATTATTACGTCCATTGTTGCGGTCATATTTGCCGTAACAAAATTTACCGGTGGAGCTTGGATTGTCCTTGTGGTATTGCCGATCCTGATCATTTTATCCATCACAATCCGGCGCCATTATAATTTTGTAGCGCAGGATCTTCATATTGATTTAGATGAGGTGGTTCCTGAGGCCAAAGAGGTTACGACCATTGTGTTGGTATCTGGGGTTCACCGTGTGGTCAATAATACACTTTCATTTGCTAAAAGTTTAGGTGTTAATCCGATTGCTGTTTATGTAGGCTTTGATGATGAATCCATTCATAAGATGGAGAGGAAATGGGAGGAATGGGGATATCCATGCCGGCTTGTTGTCCTTCGCAGTAAATATCGGTCTGTTCTTGAACCACTAAGCCGGTTTATAAATTTAGTGGAAGAAAAAAGAGGCAAGGAAGGACATATTCACTTAGTTATTCCACAGTTCATTCCGAAAAAAGGCTGGCATCTTTTACTGCATAACCAAACAGCTCTCCAATTGCGGATTTGGTTCTTAAGGCATAAGGATGTTGTCATCACAACTGTTCCATATCATTTGAAAAAATAA
- a CDS encoding iron-containing alcohol dehydrogenase — protein sequence MTGVVHDFQMPSVNLFGQGTLGEVGLRLKNLGCKKPLIVTDQGLHNLGYSDSVAKIIKEAGLDVAIFPKAEPNPTDLNVEEGLGVYTSENCDSIVSLGGGSAHDAAKGIGLVAANGRKIHDYEGLDRSENPMVPLVAINTTAGTASEMTKFTIITDTSRKIKMAIVDKHVTPVLSINDPNLMVNMPPSLTAATGLDSLTHAIEAYVSTAANPITDACAIKAIQLIPTYLPRAVANGADLEAREQMIYAQYLAGMAFNNASLGYVHAIAHQFGGFYNLPHGVCNAILLPHVCRFNLIARKERFAHIAVALGENIEGLSTSEAAEKAIAAIEKLSSQLNIPKGFKELGANEEDIEILAFHAMDDACAATNPRKATAKEIEHIIANAM from the coding sequence ATGACAGGTGTAGTACATGATTTTCAAATGCCTTCAGTAAACTTATTTGGACAAGGTACTTTAGGCGAAGTAGGATTGAGACTTAAAAACCTTGGCTGTAAAAAGCCTCTAATTGTCACTGATCAAGGATTACATAATTTAGGATATTCAGATTCTGTTGCAAAAATTATTAAAGAAGCTGGTTTGGACGTTGCCATTTTTCCTAAGGCTGAACCAAATCCAACTGATCTAAATGTGGAAGAAGGCCTTGGTGTATACACTTCTGAAAATTGTGATTCCATCGTTTCTCTAGGTGGTGGAAGCGCTCATGATGCTGCAAAAGGTATTGGTTTAGTTGCTGCCAATGGCAGAAAAATTCATGATTATGAAGGTCTAGATCGTTCAGAAAATCCTATGGTGCCACTTGTGGCCATTAACACAACAGCTGGAACTGCAAGTGAAATGACCAAATTTACCATTATTACTGACACTAGTCGAAAAATTAAAATGGCAATTGTTGATAAACATGTTACACCTGTTTTATCTATAAATGATCCAAATTTAATGGTCAATATGCCTCCATCCTTAACTGCAGCAACAGGATTGGATTCGCTTACTCATGCAATTGAAGCCTATGTTTCAACTGCTGCCAATCCTATAACAGATGCCTGTGCCATTAAAGCTATTCAGCTCATTCCAACCTACTTGCCTCGGGCAGTGGCAAATGGAGCCGATTTGGAAGCACGTGAACAAATGATCTATGCTCAATATTTAGCTGGTATGGCCTTTAATAATGCTTCTTTAGGTTATGTTCACGCAATTGCCCATCAATTTGGCGGATTTTATAATCTTCCTCATGGTGTCTGCAATGCGATCCTATTACCGCATGTCTGCCGTTTTAATTTAATTGCCCGCAAAGAACGTTTCGCACATATTGCGGTTGCACTTGGCGAAAATATTGAAGGACTTAGCACAAGCGAAGCTGCGGAAAAAGCTATTGCTGCAATTGAAAAATTATCGTCACAATTGAATATTCCAAAAGGATTCAAAGAACTTGGAGCAAATGAAGAAGATATAGAAATCTTAGCCTTCCATGCGATGGATGATGCGTGTGCAGCCACAAATCCTCGTAAAGCTACTGCCAAAGAAATTGAACATATCATTGCCAATGCCATGTAA
- a CDS encoding FAD-binding dehydrogenase, which translates to MRFDVIVVGAGLAGLVATAELAEAGKKVLLLDQEPEASFGGQAWWSFGGLFLVDSPEQRRMGIKDSRELAWQDWLGAAGFDRENDEDFWAIKWAKAYVDFAAGEKRKWLYEMGVRFFPVVGWAERGGYLADGHGNSVPRFHIVWGTGPGIIKPFEDRVRKAMANGHVDYRPRHRVIDLLKENGSVVGVRGDILVPSHVSRGEASSREALGEFEFHSQAVLVTSGGIGGNHELIRKNWPERLGKAPAHMISGVPEHVDGKMLTIAEKAGGRIVNRDRMWHYTEGIKNWNPVWPMHGIRILPGPSSLWLDATGKRFPSPNFPGFDTLGTLEAIMKTGYDYSWFILTQKIIEKEFALSGSEQNPDLTGKSIKKVLARVLPGPTPPVKAFMDQGEDFVIANNLPELVAGMNKLTGNHLLKREEIEQQIVARDREMDNKFTKDLQITAMRGARHYLGDKLIRVASPHKLLDPKAGPLIAVRLNILTRKTLGGLQTDLFGRVLNTSGNPVPGLFAAGEVSGFGGGGIHGYRSLEGTFVGGCLFTARQAGRALARELD; encoded by the coding sequence TTGAGATTTGATGTAATCGTGGTAGGAGCTGGCTTGGCTGGACTTGTGGCAACTGCTGAACTTGCTGAGGCAGGAAAAAAGGTACTGCTGCTGGATCAGGAACCTGAAGCCTCTTTTGGCGGACAAGCATGGTGGTCATTTGGCGGTTTATTTCTTGTAGATTCACCTGAACAACGCAGAATGGGAATCAAGGATTCCAGGGAACTAGCGTGGCAGGACTGGCTGGGAGCTGCAGGATTTGACCGAGAAAATGACGAAGATTTTTGGGCGATTAAATGGGCCAAGGCCTATGTTGATTTTGCAGCGGGTGAGAAACGGAAATGGTTATATGAAATGGGTGTCCGCTTTTTCCCTGTGGTTGGCTGGGCTGAGCGGGGCGGGTATCTTGCGGATGGCCACGGTAATTCAGTCCCGCGTTTTCATATTGTATGGGGAACTGGGCCAGGGATTATCAAACCATTTGAAGATCGGGTCAGAAAAGCGATGGCAAATGGTCATGTCGACTATCGGCCGCGTCATCGTGTCATTGATCTATTGAAGGAAAATGGGTCTGTTGTTGGTGTAAGGGGCGATATTCTTGTTCCTAGCCACGTTTCTCGCGGAGAAGCAAGCTCACGTGAAGCGTTAGGCGAATTTGAATTTCACTCCCAAGCGGTTTTGGTCACGAGTGGCGGAATCGGCGGAAATCATGAGTTAATAAGAAAAAACTGGCCGGAGAGGCTCGGAAAAGCTCCTGCCCATATGATATCCGGGGTGCCGGAACATGTTGATGGCAAAATGCTGACGATTGCTGAAAAGGCTGGCGGCCGCATTGTCAATCGGGATCGTATGTGGCATTACACAGAAGGTATAAAAAACTGGAATCCGGTTTGGCCGATGCATGGAATCAGAATCCTTCCCGGCCCTTCCTCTCTTTGGCTTGACGCAACTGGAAAGCGTTTTCCTTCTCCCAATTTCCCTGGCTTCGACACCCTCGGAACACTTGAAGCAATCATGAAGACAGGCTATGATTACTCTTGGTTTATTTTAACCCAGAAAATAATTGAAAAAGAATTTGCCCTTTCCGGTTCGGAACAAAATCCTGACTTAACAGGAAAAAGTATAAAAAAAGTATTAGCACGAGTACTTCCAGGCCCTACTCCACCGGTGAAAGCATTTATGGATCAAGGCGAGGATTTTGTGATTGCAAATAACCTGCCAGAATTAGTTGCAGGTATGAATAAACTCACGGGCAACCATTTATTAAAGCGGGAGGAAATAGAGCAGCAGATTGTAGCCAGAGATAGAGAAATGGACAATAAATTTACGAAAGATCTGCAAATTACGGCAATGCGTGGTGCCCGTCATTACCTTGGCGACAAACTTATTAGAGTAGCCTCACCCCATAAACTCCTCGATCCTAAGGCTGGGCCATTAATCGCAGTCCGCTTAAATATACTAACAAGAAAAACATTAGGGGGATTACAGACCGATTTATTCGGAAGAGTATTAAATACATCAGGAAATCCTGTTCCAGGGCTTTTTGCCGCAGGCGAGGTTTCCGGCTTTGGCGGTGGTGGAATTCATGGATACCGTTCTCTGGAAGGTACCTTTGTTGGCGGCTGTCTGTTTACTGCACGGCAAGCTGGCCGCGCACTTGCCAGGGAGTTGGATTAA